A stretch of Microbulbifer sp. SAOS-129_SWC DNA encodes these proteins:
- a CDS encoding cytochrome c: protein MSLCNLAALLPMLSALVIAQLIASDAQAQTAFERGRYLARAGDCIACHTAQNGRPFIGGRPFKTPFGTLYSTNITPDKETGIGRYSLAQFTAAMRLGEGLHGNLYPAMPYTSYRGISDEDIAALYDYFMNLPPVRYKAPKNALLFPANLRFGLAIWNWLYLDEDPLARPPDKSDEWQRGNYLVNVLGHCGECHTPRNFAFAMRTDESLAGNVLEGWDAVDIRPHALRRQGWNRAQLRQLFSEGSSDRGTLFGEMYRVVEHSLSRLSGDDINAIITYLLDDSQALPQQGADLAGAAQRFAQGRSDFVAYCSGCHGREGRGITLAFAPPMATNAGVRVRSPHNLVAVMLRGLPQQRRDRSHARAGMPSFQRELSDARIAGIANFMRAAWGRAKGEISAQDVAEIRRALDEEGHLGEND from the coding sequence TGCTCTGGTCATTGCGCAACTCATCGCCAGTGACGCACAGGCACAAACGGCGTTCGAGCGCGGCCGCTACCTGGCCCGCGCGGGAGACTGCATTGCCTGTCATACGGCGCAGAACGGGCGGCCGTTTATCGGCGGGCGCCCGTTCAAGACCCCGTTCGGCACGCTGTATTCCACCAATATCACCCCGGACAAGGAGACCGGAATCGGCCGCTACAGCCTGGCGCAGTTCACCGCGGCCATGCGCCTCGGTGAGGGGCTGCACGGCAACCTCTACCCGGCCATGCCGTATACCTCTTACCGGGGGATCAGCGACGAGGACATTGCCGCCCTCTATGACTACTTCATGAACCTGCCGCCGGTGCGCTACAAGGCGCCGAAGAATGCGCTGCTGTTCCCCGCCAACCTGCGCTTCGGGCTCGCCATCTGGAACTGGCTGTACCTGGACGAGGATCCGTTGGCGCGGCCGCCCGACAAGAGCGATGAGTGGCAGCGCGGCAATTACCTGGTCAATGTCCTCGGCCACTGTGGCGAGTGCCATACGCCGCGCAATTTCGCCTTTGCGATGCGCACCGACGAGTCCCTCGCCGGCAATGTGCTGGAGGGCTGGGACGCGGTGGATATTCGCCCGCACGCGCTGCGTCGCCAGGGCTGGAACCGCGCGCAGTTGCGGCAACTGTTCAGCGAGGGCAGCAGCGACCGGGGCACGCTGTTCGGCGAAATGTACCGGGTGGTCGAGCACAGCCTCAGCCGGCTGAGCGGTGACGATATCAATGCGATCATCACCTACCTGCTCGACGACAGCCAGGCGCTGCCGCAGCAGGGCGCGGACCTTGCCGGAGCGGCGCAGCGCTTTGCGCAGGGGCGCAGCGACTTCGTCGCCTACTGTAGCGGTTGTCACGGGCGCGAGGGCCGCGGTATCACCCTCGCGTTTGCGCCGCCGATGGCTACCAATGCCGGTGTGCGTGTGCGCAGCCCGCACAATCTGGTGGCGGTGATGCTGCGCGGCCTGCCGCAACAGCGACGCGACCGCAGTCACGCCCGCGCCGGCATGCCGTCTTTCCAGCGGGAACTGAGCGATGCGCGGATTGCCGGTATTGCCAACTTTATGCGCGCCGCCTGGGGGCGGGCCAAGGGGGAAATCAGCGCGCAGGACGTGGCGGAGATCCGCCGCGCGCTGGATGAAGAGGGACACCTGGGCGAGAACGACTGA
- a CDS encoding M90 family metallopeptidase, producing the protein MTTFLAIILLALLIWLVPLYYRRWHRHYLRGKPLSAQQQQLLADNLLLYRSLSAQQQRELQANMALFLNSKEFVGCEGLEVTERMRVTVAAHACLLLLDRPNDCYPDLYTVLMYPDTYVARETRVDNYVKSTEHSAREGEAHYLGPVVLSWGDLQQDLAHPEHGRNVALHEFAHKLDEEDGHFDGRPLFTGTAAGKNWARVLGPEFKRLRALPARGESDPVLDNYGAVSPAEFFAVATEAFFVIPAAMRDRHPLLYDELRALYRLDPAALVGART; encoded by the coding sequence ATGACCACATTCCTGGCCATTATCCTGCTCGCCCTGCTGATCTGGCTGGTGCCCCTGTACTATCGGCGCTGGCACCGCCACTATCTGCGCGGCAAGCCGCTGTCGGCACAGCAACAGCAATTGCTGGCAGACAACCTTCTGCTCTACCGGTCGCTGTCCGCGCAGCAGCAGCGGGAACTGCAGGCCAATATGGCACTGTTCCTGAACAGCAAGGAATTCGTCGGCTGCGAAGGGCTGGAAGTGACCGAGCGTATGCGTGTGACTGTCGCCGCGCACGCCTGCCTGCTACTGCTCGACCGACCCAACGACTGCTACCCGGACCTGTACACAGTACTGATGTACCCAGACACCTATGTGGCGCGGGAGACCCGTGTGGACAACTATGTGAAATCCACCGAACACAGCGCGCGCGAGGGAGAGGCCCACTACCTCGGGCCGGTGGTACTGTCCTGGGGGGATCTGCAGCAGGACCTGGCGCACCCGGAGCACGGGCGCAATGTCGCGCTGCACGAATTCGCGCACAAACTGGACGAGGAGGACGGCCACTTTGACGGCCGCCCACTGTTTACCGGCACCGCGGCCGGCAAAAACTGGGCGCGGGTCCTGGGGCCGGAATTCAAGCGTCTGCGCGCACTACCGGCCCGGGGCGAGTCGGATCCGGTACTCGACAACTACGGGGCCGTGTCACCGGCGGAATTTTTTGCCGTGGCCACCGAAGCGTTCTTTGTGATTCCCGCCGCAATGCGCGACAGGCATCCACTGCTGTATGACGAACTGCGTGCGCTCTACCGGCTGGATCCGGCCGCGCTGGTCGGCGCGCGCACCTGA
- the ftsH gene encoding ATP-dependent zinc metalloprotease FtsH: MADEPDSHKPGGDTEPPQQEPPSPPRVPWTLYLIWIAAILLTTQFLVNTGQHGVQRQSISYTEFKDKVRSDSVSSVTLQGQRILGTYRRADSQVQGQVETAGSKPEATHFTTTRPPVDDPALMPLLEDHGVEIRAQPQGDDTWSRLMIGLIPWILILGLLWYAGRRVQERAGGFGGGGAFGFGKSTAKRFRRGETHVTFDDVAGLANAKRDLQEIAGYLKNPDHYRKLGAKIPKGILLMGPPGTGKTLLAKALAGESDVPFFSISGSEFIEMFVGVGASRVRDMFASAKKEAPSIIFIDEIDSVGRARGTGLGGGHDEREQTLNQILGEMDGFDPHEAVVVVAATNRPDVLDAALMRPGRFDRKIALDLPDKNARLAILKIHSREVPQAGDVDLQRLAALTVGFSGADLENLINEAALLAGREDKSEVDMGCMLEARDKVVLGSEREMVIGDQEKKIVAYHESGHALVASVLPHADPLDKATIIPRGRSLGATEQIPEEEHHNLQPSYLRDRIGVMLGGRAAEKVVFSEVSSGAEEDLKQVTRLARHMVTHWGMSEKIGPVAFRRGEEHIFLGREMAQQRDFSEHTAQTIDEEITALVSGIEKEVIALLEKRREQLDALAAALLEKETLEAAEIQRIIQRPDERGKASPAQKPDRHS, encoded by the coding sequence ATGGCAGACGAACCGGACAGCCACAAGCCGGGCGGGGACACCGAGCCGCCCCAGCAAGAGCCACCTTCGCCGCCGCGGGTGCCGTGGACGCTGTATCTGATCTGGATTGCGGCGATCCTGCTGACCACACAGTTCCTCGTGAACACGGGCCAGCACGGGGTGCAGCGCCAGAGCATTTCCTATACCGAATTCAAGGACAAGGTCCGCAGCGACAGTGTGTCCAGTGTGACCCTGCAGGGCCAGCGCATCCTCGGTACCTACCGGCGCGCGGATAGCCAGGTGCAGGGGCAAGTGGAAACCGCCGGCAGTAAACCCGAAGCCACGCACTTTACCACCACCCGTCCGCCGGTGGACGATCCCGCGCTGATGCCACTGCTGGAAGATCACGGCGTGGAGATACGTGCGCAACCGCAGGGCGACGACACCTGGTCGCGGCTGATGATCGGCCTGATTCCGTGGATCCTGATCCTGGGGCTGCTCTGGTACGCCGGGCGCCGCGTGCAGGAACGCGCCGGAGGATTTGGCGGTGGCGGCGCCTTCGGCTTTGGCAAGTCCACCGCCAAGCGTTTTCGCCGCGGTGAAACACACGTGACCTTCGACGATGTCGCCGGCCTCGCCAATGCCAAGCGCGATCTGCAGGAAATCGCCGGCTACCTGAAAAATCCCGACCACTACCGCAAGCTGGGCGCCAAGATCCCCAAGGGCATACTGCTGATGGGGCCGCCCGGTACGGGCAAGACGTTGCTGGCCAAGGCACTGGCGGGCGAGAGCGATGTGCCGTTCTTCAGTATCAGCGGCTCCGAATTTATCGAGATGTTTGTCGGCGTTGGTGCATCCCGCGTGCGGGATATGTTTGCCAGTGCCAAGAAGGAAGCCCCCTCGATCATTTTTATCGACGAGATCGACTCGGTCGGCCGCGCCCGCGGCACCGGGCTCGGTGGCGGCCACGACGAGCGCGAACAGACCCTGAACCAGATCCTCGGGGAAATGGATGGTTTCGACCCCCACGAGGCGGTGGTGGTGGTGGCGGCCACCAACCGGCCGGATGTGCTCGACGCGGCGTTGATGCGCCCCGGCCGCTTCGACCGCAAGATCGCGCTGGACCTGCCGGACAAGAATGCGCGCCTGGCGATTCTGAAAATCCACTCGCGGGAAGTACCGCAGGCCGGGGACGTGGACCTGCAGCGCCTGGCCGCGCTGACAGTCGGCTTTTCCGGTGCGGATCTGGAAAACCTGATCAACGAGGCGGCGCTGTTGGCCGGGCGCGAAGACAAATCCGAGGTGGATATGGGCTGCATGCTGGAGGCGCGCGACAAGGTCGTGCTCGGCAGCGAGCGCGAGATGGTGATTGGCGACCAGGAGAAAAAGATTGTCGCCTACCACGAGTCCGGCCACGCGCTGGTGGCGAGCGTGCTGCCCCATGCGGATCCTCTCGACAAGGCAACGATCATTCCGCGCGGCCGCAGCCTCGGTGCCACCGAGCAGATTCCCGAGGAGGAGCACCACAACCTGCAGCCCAGTTACCTGCGCGATCGTATCGGCGTGATGCTCGGCGGCCGCGCGGCCGAAAAAGTGGTGTTCAGCGAAGTCAGTTCCGGCGCCGAGGAAGATCTGAAGCAGGTCACGCGCCTGGCGCGGCATATGGTCACGCACTGGGGCATGAGCGAGAAGATCGGCCCGGTGGCATTCCGCCGCGGCGAGGAACATATCTTCCTCGGCCGGGAAATGGCGCAACAGCGGGATTTCAGCGAACACACGGCGCAGACCATCGACGAGGAGATCACCGCGCTGGTCAGCGGTATCGAGAAGGAGGTCATTGCGCTGCTGGAGAAACGCCGTGAACAGCTGGATGCGCTGGCGGCGGCGCTACTGGAAAAGGAAACGCTGGAAGCGGCGGAAATCCAGCGGATTATTCAGCGACCGGACGAGCGCGGCAAAGCCTCACCCGCTCAAAAACCTGATCGCCACTCCTGA
- a CDS encoding MAPEG family protein, translating into MTNIQIFFPAIYLVALTFVLAAAMARGRLRAVYNRAVDPAYYLLQRNGAEPDQLRQMSRHYSNLFELPVTFYLLVVIAAVTQAADGVLLALCWGFAALRTLHALIHTGSNHLKYRMYAFMGGFVILALAWMYLTYRLLTLA; encoded by the coding sequence ATGACGAATATACAGATATTTTTCCCTGCCATTTACCTGGTTGCACTCACCTTCGTGCTGGCGGCTGCCATGGCTCGGGGGCGCCTGCGCGCCGTGTACAACAGGGCAGTCGATCCCGCCTATTACCTCCTGCAACGGAATGGCGCAGAACCGGATCAACTGCGCCAGATGTCGCGCCACTACAGCAACCTGTTTGAACTGCCCGTCACTTTTTACCTGTTGGTAGTCATCGCCGCAGTGACGCAGGCCGCGGACGGGGTTCTGCTGGCGCTCTGCTGGGGTTTTGCGGCACTGCGCACCCTGCACGCCCTGATCCACACCGGCAGCAACCACCTGAAGTATCGAATGTATGCGTTTATGGGTGGGTTCGTCATACTGGCGCTGGCCTGGATGTACCTGACCTATCGTTTGCTCACTCTGGCCTGA
- a CDS encoding TetR/AcrR family transcriptional regulator, whose protein sequence is MPRSKEHKARSCEAILAAAYRLFTTRGFERVTIDAVMADAGLTRGAFYNHFASKADLYREAFQYGADQQALGRAVVEGAPEAGELEEIVRHYLSPAHADSESGGCPLSFLNADAAVDRWEIRQLYSGAFEKVSAVLGEAMPQGAPARENAGAVMALMIGAVTVSRALTDPQRKRMLLQSCEQLALQLVAAPAAAES, encoded by the coding sequence ATGCCGCGCAGCAAGGAACACAAGGCCCGTTCGTGCGAGGCGATTCTCGCCGCCGCCTACCGCCTGTTTACTACGCGGGGGTTCGAGCGGGTGACCATCGATGCGGTGATGGCCGACGCAGGCCTCACCCGCGGGGCTTTTTACAATCATTTCGCCAGCAAGGCCGACCTCTATCGGGAGGCGTTCCAATATGGCGCCGACCAGCAGGCGCTGGGCCGTGCCGTCGTGGAGGGTGCCCCGGAAGCGGGCGAGCTGGAGGAGATTGTCCGACACTACCTGAGTCCTGCGCATGCCGACAGCGAGTCCGGTGGCTGTCCGCTGTCTTTCCTGAATGCGGATGCCGCCGTCGACCGCTGGGAGATACGGCAGCTGTACAGCGGCGCTTTCGAGAAAGTCAGCGCGGTGCTGGGCGAGGCAATGCCGCAAGGTGCGCCGGCGCGGGAGAACGCCGGTGCGGTCATGGCGCTGATGATTGGCGCGGTGACGGTCAGCCGCGCGCTGACCGACCCGCAGCGCAAGCGGATGTTACTGCAGAGCTGCGAGCAGCTGGCACTGCAGCTGGTCGCCGCGCCCGCTGCCGCGGAGTCCTGA